AAATTTATTTCTATGATGTTCCGGGTGCCAAACAATCTGTAATCCGAATTGGTTATCTTGCTCTTGCCGCTACTGACGCAGATTTTTATCCCGCTCAAATCATGAATTACCGTTTAGGCGGAGGTGGTTTTGCCTCCCAATTAACGCAAGAATTACGTGAAGGGAAAGGATATACGTATGGTATCAATTCCTCCTTTAATGGTTCTGTAAACAAAGGTCCGTTTACAATTTCCAGTGGCGTACGTTCTAATGTAACCTTTGAATCCGTTAGTCTGATTAAAGACATTGTTGCACACTATGGAAAAAATTTCAATGAAAACGATCTCGAAGTGACTAAAGGATACTTGATAAAAAGTAATGCCAGAGCATTTGAAACGCTTTCTGCAAAACTGGAAATGCTTTATGATATCAGCAACTATAACTACGCTGCTGATTATGCAAAACAACAGGAAACCATTGTTAAGAAAATTACTCTTGACGAACTAAAAAAGCTTTCAGAGCAATATTTGAATGCTGATAAAATGATTTATTTAGTGGTAGGCGATGCCGAAACGCAATTGAAAAAGCTGGAGCAAATTGGTTTTGGTGAACCCATTCTTTTGAATAAAACGGCTATAAAATAACTGTTTGAATTAATCTACCGATTCTGGGTATAAATAACTGATTGTATTAGCCCAGATCGAAGTGAAAATCCCGAACTGCAAAAAAGATAATTTTTCTTGTCCTGAAAGAGCGACCAACGGAAGCTCCTTTCAGGATTTAGAAAAATATTTTTTTAAGGGAGGATTGTAACGGAGTGCTGGATTAGCTCCAAAAAAATCTATTCGTTCATTTCGTCGTAACGCACCGGAATTTGCGGATCATACAACGGACATTTGAATTCTTCCAAAGTATCGGCCAGAAGGTTCATGGTTTTACCTTCGGTTCCGTAGCAATCGATTTGTATGCTCTGAGGCGTTGTTTTGACTTGAAAAGCGCCTTTCCCGTTGGTATTTTTCCAACTGCTTTCATCTACTTTTTCCCAGCTTGAAAACACTGAATTGATACGATTCAAGATTACGGAAACCGGAAGCGTTTCTAAGCCTTCGACTTCTTGTTGTTCGACCAAGGCTTCGTAAACCAAATGGTGGTTGAGGTAGATTCCGTCCTGATATTGCCAAAAAAGTAGTTCGTACATTGGAAAAAAGTTTAAAGGTTTAATCGTTTAAAAAGTTTAGGCAAAAAACAAAAGTTTAATTGTTTAAATCAATCAACGATTAATCAATTCAACGGTTAAACAATCTTAATATTCAAAAGTACCGTACTCACTGGTAATAGTCAGTTTCTTGGCATCGGCAGCTGCTACTCTACCCACGATTTGTGCATTGACATTAAACGATTTTGAAATCGCGATGATGTCTTGAGCCACAGCTTCGGGAACGTAAATTTCCATACGGTGACCGCAGTTGAATACTTGGTACATTTCTTTCCAATCGGTTTTAGATTGTTCCTGAATTAGCTTGAACAATGGTGGAACCGGGAATAAATTGTCTTTTATGATGTGCAGGTTTTGTACAAAATGTAAAATTTTAGTTTGTGCTCCACCGCTGCAATGCACCATTCCGTGAATTTCATTGGAAGTATATTTATCTAAAATTTTCTTGATAATCGGCGCATAGGTTCTTGTTGGAGAAAGCACTAATTGCCCTGCATCGATTGGTGAATTTTCGACAGCATCCGTCAATTTTACCTGACCGGAATAAATCAAATCTTCAGGAACTGCAGCATCGTAACTTTCCGGATATTTGGTAGCCAAATATTTTCCGAAAACATCGTGACGCGCCGATGTTAATCCGTTGCTTCCCATTCCGCCATTATAGCTTTTTTCATAAGTAGCCTGACCGAAAGATTCCAATCCCACGATTACGTCACCCGCTTTAATATTGGCATTGTCAATTACTTTTGAACGTTTCATTCTCGCAGTAACTGTTGAATCAACGATAATTGTTCGAACAATATCACCTACATCGGCAGTTTCTCCACCTGTTGAATGAATGGTTACTCCAAAAGAATCCAACTCTTTTATCAATTCTTCGGTTCCGTTGATGATGGCTGAAATTACTTCGGCAGGAATCAGATTTTTATTTCTTCCAATGGTTGAAGAAAGCAAAATATTATCGGTAGCACCAACGCACAATAAATCATCAATATTCATGATTAAAGCGTCTTGAGCGATGCCTTTCCAAACGGAAATATCACCTGTTTCTTTCCAATACATATACGCCAAAGACGATTTTGTACCCGCACCATCTGCATGCATAATGAGACAATAGTCTTCATCCTGGGTTAAATAATCGGGAACAATTTTGCAAAATGCTTGAGGAAATAATCCTTTGTCGATGTTTTTTATAGCGTTGTGTACATCTTCTTTGGATGCCGAAACACCGCGCTGTGCATATCTTTTTGAAGTATCTGAACTCATGTAAAGTAGTTGTGTAATCTGCTATAGGGCAGATGGATTTTGTGGCAAAGATAATTATTTTTTTGGG
This region of Flavobacterium lacustre genomic DNA includes:
- a CDS encoding AIR synthase related protein; its protein translation is MSSDTSKRYAQRGVSASKEDVHNAIKNIDKGLFPQAFCKIVPDYLTQDEDYCLIMHADGAGTKSSLAYMYWKETGDISVWKGIAQDALIMNIDDLLCVGATDNILLSSTIGRNKNLIPAEVISAIINGTEELIKELDSFGVTIHSTGGETADVGDIVRTIIVDSTVTARMKRSKVIDNANIKAGDVIVGLESFGQATYEKSYNGGMGSNGLTSARHDVFGKYLATKYPESYDAAVPEDLIYSGQVKLTDAVENSPIDAGQLVLSPTRTYAPIIKKILDKYTSNEIHGMVHCSGGAQTKILHFVQNLHIIKDNLFPVPPLFKLIQEQSKTDWKEMYQVFNCGHRMEIYVPEAVAQDIIAISKSFNVNAQIVGRVAAADAKKLTITSEYGTFEY